TTGTCTAGCCCTCTCTGAGCTGAGTCTTTTTAAGTAGTCCTGGCCCTGGTATGGGGCCTTATCCCCAGGGTTTCCTCCCTGGAGATACTATCTTCCTGTGGCCCTTCCTGGGCTCACTCCCTTCTCAGTTAGTAGCCAGCCAAGAGCTACTTCATTGCTCCCTTGGTATCTGCTAGCAAACTGTCTTTGGCTCagtcctagcagccagccagaagcCTCTTGCTCCCTGGTCCCTGCCAGAAGACTGCCCATAGTCTTCCTGCTCATCCAGCCAGGCatgcagtcttttcttctccagctcCAAGTAGCAACTAACTACTGCtctgttctgcagctccttttatatggccatCCTGGGCCCTGACTGACTGCTTTTCCTGCAGCAGGGGTCAGTACCACCATGTTGCATGATGGATATTTGGCAAAATTACTGGACTTAGTGAAAGACATTGGCgtggagcaggagggggctctagggTGAGGCAGAGGTTGGGCTGTGGGAGGTGGTTGGGGTTCTGGAGTGGGGATGTGGATTACggagtggagccagaaatgagaggtttcTGGGTGAggtagggggctccaggctggagcaggggattggggtgtgggggggtgtgagGGCTTCAACtaggggtgcagggtctgaggtggggctggggatgaggggtttggggtgtaggaggttgctctgggctgggaccaagcagTTGGAGGAtaggagggggatcaaggctggggcaggagggagggatgcagggtgTATGCATGTGCAGGCTCCATCCAGTGCTTATTTCAAGCAGCTCCGGAAAGCAGCAGCAAGTTTTGGCTCCTATGCGGAAGCGCAGCCAGGCGGTTCTGCACACCGCCCTGTCAGCAGGCactgtccccgcagctcccattgactgtggTTCTCGGACCAacgggctgggagctcaggagtcAGTGCTCAGGGAGGGGGGACGGAGGCAGAGTGCAGAGTCGCCTGGCCGCGCCTCCACCAGCAACAGCAGAGATGGGGAGCCGCTTGCAGGGAGGCTCATCTTGGGCGgctccctgtccctgctgttgctgGCCGAGACatgtgtggccaggcagctctacaGGCATGCTGCCTccatctgcaggtgccacccccgcagctcccattggctgcagttcccagccaatgggctgGGAGTCGTGGCGTCagcgctcagggctgggggatggaGGCAAGGTGCCTGAAGAGCCGCCTAGCCGTGCCTCCGCCAGCAACAACAGGGACAGGGAACTGCCTGAGGTGAGCACCTCCACAGACCTCAAAATTTTAACCATGGACACTTGTGTTTGTGTATGGACATGTTGCtgactcctgccctgcagccactctagcctgcttggaggacctctctactgCTCCTTGcctgggatgggtgtggcagaacccttagtccaccccatcacacacaGTTTATATCTAGGAAAACCTAGCAGTATTATGAAAATGAAGGTGACTCCTTTTTAATATCAAAGCTGTGAATGGATATCAAGACCATCTGGAGAGCATTTCTACAGGGACGTGCATAAATGCTAAAAGTGTTCTTCTTTGCTGATTTTTTAAAGCCCAAAAAAGGGAAATTATATCTATATACATAAGCAGAGTTTCCTTACTATGTCATCCACAAAGTGACTTGTGCAGAGTTGTAATTTTCTATTTTTGCAAGCCAGGCAGCAATTGTGGCTTGTGTAGGTTAGTATTATGGTACACATGGCTGCTTTTTCTTGGGCTTGAAAGCAAAGAATGACAAGCTGGCAGTGTACgtgttggggtggagggagatcGCTGGTTTGATGCCACGATCGCTCTGAAGATTCTCCTCCTCTTGCACCTTCTCCTgtagaagtgtgattttttttcctgccccttcTAACAAGGATAGCAGTAACATGTAGAGATGTAAATAAGTCTTACATCttaatttctctttctctcccattTTCATCCTTCATGGATGTTTCcacttttcttcttttctcctttctgtgtAGTGTCTCCTCCCTGAACTGGCTTTGCATATTTGTGTAGAGGACGGGTGGCTGTTGCATTGGGTGTGGATGTGTGGTTTCTTCACTCCTCACTCAGTCCCATCACTTTGGCTGCCGAGGAGATGCCTGGCATGAGCTCTCTGTCATTCACTtccttttgttgcctttttctcttCAGTAAAATaactcctcatcctcctccccttttcTCATATTGTTTCCCGTTCCCAGTTCTCttgtccttcctctctctctcccctccccaatgtTGGGGTCTATCTGCATTTCTTCCTCTGCTATTCCTGATTTGTCCTCTTTCTGGTGACCTTTGTCTCCTGGCCAGCCCATTTCTCACTTCCCTTTATCTCTTCTAtctcttttgtttttattccCCTTCCTTGGTTTTAGATCTTAATtcctcccctcacagccctgtCTCTCCACTCTACCCCCAGGAGCCCTTTCTCAAAATCTCTTCCCTAACTCCCTCTTGGCTCAGTTGCTCCCTGGCCCCTCTACCTCAGTGTGCTGAGCCCTGTGGAGAAGGATAGGTAGGGAAATGAGAGAGGTACTTGGCATGCACTTCTTCCTGCAGGGAAATATGCCCGTAGCCTTGGCACTCGTAGCACAAGATCATAGAGTGGGCTGAGGAGAGACAGTTCCCAGTATGGAATGATGTGGCAGCAGTGgcagattaacaaatttgccaccCCTTGGCCCACAAAAAATTGTctcctctccgcccccccccccatgccagctcacctccgctccctcGCGGCAAGcctgaaagggaggggggagaaagggagtTGTGGCATGCTTGGGGGATGGTGGAGGTGGAGTGAtggtgagcaggggcaggaagcggttccctgccccccacccccccgaagaGTTACTCCCTGTGTCCACTGGCTCCAGGTCACCTCCGCTATCCCCCGAGCGCGCCAAtacttgcttctccctccctcccagcgcttttgcgcggtaagcctgggagggaagggggagaaggggagatgtGGTATGCTCGGGGGATGGCagtggtggagtggaggtgaactgggtggggagcagttcccgcccccacccccccgtttACTCCCCATACCCttgggccccagctcacctctgctctaccTCTTCCGATTGCTCCGCtacttgcttctccctccctgccagcgctttcacacagcaagcctgggaggaaggagggaagtgtggcgcgcctgggggaggaggcgggccagggatttggggaaggggcagagttggggagggtgCATGAGCAAAtttgttggcctaggcgataatacgccACTGTGTGGCAGAGCACCAAAAAAGTTCTGGGGTTCAATATTGCTTATACCACAGTGAGCACTGCAGCCTGGGGTAGCTGGGCCATTTCTCTGTGCATATTTAAAGTATGTGCTTTCCTATTGAATGAAATTAGCAGCATACTTTGCAAACACAATCAGTTGTAGTCTAACAGGCAGTAGATTTGCTGTCTCTTTGGGGTGTAGCATGGCGGTCTCTTTCCCTCCGGCATACAGAGTAGAGATGTGATTAACAGAGGAGTTCCTTCTACCTGCCAAAGCACCAGTTGCATCAGCTCAGTTGTATTTGTGCCAAAGAATTATTTGTGTCTTCTAGTCAGAGTGGCCAAATTAGTGTTATAAGGGCTGTTCGTTGCCTGTTGTAAGAGGCAATGGACTCTTAGCATCCCAGTTCATGCTCTCTGTAGTCTTTCAAATGCTAAGCTCTTACATTTTAAGTGCTTTCCGTGGAAATTAATAgacataatttttgttgttgtttctcccTGTACAATATGGTGTATATTGTTCTTAATTAATCTGGTGCTCTTGGAGGGGAAAATACTTGTGTGCCCAAAGCCAGGATTTATTTAAGTCTGAacgcttttttctttttttctttctctaggTGCATTTGTTGTCTGTTGGACCCCTGGGCTGGTGGTTCTGCTGCTTGATGGTTTGAACTGCACTCATTGTGGGGTTCAGCATGTGAAAAGATGGTTCCTTCTCCTGGCCTTGCTCAACTCTGTCATGAATCCAGTCATTTACTCTTACAAAGATGATGAAATGTCCAACACCATGAGACGGATCATGTGCTGCTCTTCTGATGATAAAAGCCAGGAGAGACGATCGTCAAGAATTCCTTCAACAGTGCTCAGCAGGAGCACAGATACTACCGGTCAATATATTGAAGACAGCATTATTCAAGGGACTATCAGTGGCAAAGGAAACTCATGAGCTAACCTGGGATATACTTTTCCTAAGAGATATGGGGTAGGAGGGGAGTGGCTTGTAACAGGAGATTATTGAATATGTTCACTCTGTTCCAAAGCCCAAACTCCACAGTGTTACGTGAAGTCCTTGTAAATAATTACTCAAAGGGAAAATACATTGTATTGAAGAAAAAAACtttctgtgctgtttttttttttttttttttaagtacatgagATTGTTTTCTCTATAAGAGGAATAAACTTATTGAGAGAGACTTTCTATGCATGGAAACAAAATACAAACAATATAATGGAACTCTCCTTGCTAGACACCTGCAGGAAGAACTAATTGCTAAACAGTGCATGTGTGGCTGTCTGAAGTTTATGTATTTGATCAGTTTCTTATGTATCTCAAGGGGACACTTTTGGGGCTGGTAGGCCAGAAGTGTGCCCTGTTTGCTGCCTCTGTTTACAAAATGTATATACTAGTTCATacatacccctccccccacttcagcACAAATAATTCTATACTCCCTTAAAACAAGTTAATGCCAGCAACTTGGCAGTGAAGGGGCAAGTCTATAATAGCAGCCCATGGTGTGCATGTGCAACTACCCCCACCATAGGTTGTCGGCAGGGGTAGAACACTGCCAAAAGCACAAGCCACTGCTACTTGAGTAGCAGGAGTGATTGCACTAGCTGGAAGTAGTAAGTCCTTCCCCCCCTCATCTGGCCAATGGGCGAGATCACATGCACATGTGAATTCTGGACATTATTGGGTGGGAAACGTGGCTGAAAATAGATTTCATATTCAAATttttacaacaaaaacaccatGAACAAAGCCTGTTTAATATGAATGAatttttatatctatatatatatacacacacacacacacacacacacacacacacacacacacacacacatatataaagcCAAGTGTGTTGGAATGATACAAGCCAGAATGTGAATGGATCTCTCATACACTGTATAAAAATCAGACTGGACCAGATTTAATCCTCTGATTTAGAGCTGTGGATCTTGGGGGAGAGGCCATGAGACTGCAGACAATGAAGACTTACATTAAAAATAAGAATTTGTTATTAGTGACTAATCAAATTTAATGTGTGGAATAACTTCCAttctttgtgtttttaaaagtggCTGCATTACCTGTGCATTGCGTTTAGATCAGGGACATATTTCAAGTTCTAGGGCAACTATTTCAGAAATGGTCCCTAATTTTTGCATGTCTCAGTGTTTGGGAGCCCAACTTTTGAAGCCCCTTCAGCCTgagtttcagaagtactgagcccTGCAATTCCTTTTAAAGTTAacagagctgtgggtgctcagcacttcagaaaatcaggcccaaagaaTC
The DNA window shown above is from Gopherus flavomarginatus isolate rGopFla2 chromosome 7, rGopFla2.mat.asm, whole genome shotgun sequence and carries:
- the LPAR3 gene encoding lysophosphatidic acid receptor 3 isoform X2, which gives rise to MNECHYDKLVFFIMVVVYLRIYMYVQRKTNVLSPHTSGSISRRRTPMKLMKTVMTVLGAFVVCWTPGLVVLLLDGLNCTHCGVQHVKRWFLLLALLNSVMNPVIYSYKDDEMSNTMRRIMCCSSDDKSQERRSSRIPSTVLSRSTDTTGQYIEDSIIQGTISGKGNS